The proteins below come from a single Blattabacterium cuenoti genomic window:
- the prfA gene encoding peptide chain release factor 1, whose translation MKKYESIVIELESYKEELLYLSKHIIKPNILSDHKKYKLLLNRYNKLDKIVFFYNEYKKKLISLKEAIYMLEHDPDEEMKILAFQEKIKIQNELHLLKKKIDNIINYKSEKKYGKKEDYRDVILEIRSGTGGDEACLFVEDILRMYIMYFKKLKWKYNIINFQKGSKGYKEIVLDIHGEKKDKIYGNLKFESGVHRVQRIPKTESQGRLHTSAITVAVLPKVESVEVNLHISDIKKETFRSSGAGGQHVNKTESAVRLTHLPTKITVECQEERSQHKNFEKAMIVLKSKIYKNKMDKMIKERSIKRKSLISTGDRSVKIRTYNYPNNRVTDHRINKSIHNLFDFMNGNIQNMIDSLKLIENN comes from the coding sequence ATGAAAAAATATGAATCGATTGTAATAGAATTAGAATCTTATAAAGAAGAACTATTATATCTATCGAAACATATAATAAAACCAAATATTTTATCGGATCACAAAAAATATAAATTATTATTAAATAGATATAATAAATTAGATAAAATTGTTTTTTTTTATAATGAATATAAAAAAAAATTAATCTCATTAAAAGAAGCTATTTATATGTTGGAACACGATCCAGATGAAGAAATGAAAATATTAGCTTTTCAAGAAAAAATAAAAATTCAAAACGAATTACATCTTCTTAAAAAGAAAATTGATAATATCATTAATTATAAATCTGAAAAAAAATATGGAAAAAAAGAAGATTATAGAGATGTTATCTTAGAAATACGATCTGGAACAGGTGGTGATGAAGCTTGTCTTTTTGTAGAAGATATATTAAGAATGTATATCATGTATTTCAAAAAATTAAAATGGAAATATAATATTATTAATTTTCAAAAAGGTAGTAAAGGATATAAAGAAATAGTGTTAGACATACATGGAGAAAAGAAAGATAAGATATATGGAAATTTAAAATTTGAATCTGGAGTACATAGAGTACAAAGAATACCAAAAACTGAATCTCAGGGTAGACTACATACATCTGCTATTACGGTAGCTGTACTTCCAAAAGTAGAAAGTGTAGAAGTTAACCTACATATATCTGATATAAAAAAAGAAACTTTTCGTTCAAGTGGAGCTGGAGGGCAACATGTAAATAAAACTGAATCTGCGGTAAGATTAACTCACTTACCTACCAAAATTACAGTAGAATGTCAAGAAGAACGTTCCCAACATAAAAATTTTGAAAAGGCAATGATAGTTTTAAAATCAAAAATTTATAAAAATAAAATGGATAAAATGATAAAAGAAAGATCTATAAAAAGAAAATCATTAATTTCTACAGGGGATAGATCAGTAAAAATAAGAACCTATAACTATCCTAATAATAGAGTAACGGATCATAGAATAAATAAATCTATCCATAATCTATTTGATTTTATGAATGGAAATATACAGAACATGATTGACTCATTAAAATTAATTGAAAATAATTAG
- the rpmF gene encoding 50S ribosomal protein L32, with the protein MAHPKRRQSKSRRNNRRSHIKLKKPQLKNCILTKKNHLYHYAYWYDNKLYYRGKIVYYKKNKKD; encoded by the coding sequence ATGGCACATCCAAAAAGAAGACAATCTAAATCTAGAAGGAATAATAGAAGAAGTCATATAAAATTGAAAAAACCACAATTAAAAAATTGTATTTTAACCAAAAAAAATCATTTATATCATTATGCTTATTGGTATGATAATAAACTTTATTACAGAGGTAAAATAGTATATTATAAAAAAAATAAAAAAGATTGA
- the accC gene encoding acetyl-CoA carboxylase biotin carboxylase subunit, which produces MLKKLLIANRGEIALRVIRTAKEMGIKTVAIYSTADKYSLHVYFADEAVCIGPPDPDKSYLNIPNIISAAEITNADAIHPGYGFLSENAYFSSMCNKHGIKFIGANPNHMIQMGNKITAKKTMVKAGINCIPGFKCLVGSSYKEVEKISEKIGFPIIIKSVFGGGGKGIRSVFEKKFLKNSWEEARKESLSCFGKQDIYIEKLILNPRHIEIQIMGDSYGNICHLSERDCSIQRKNQKILEESPSPFLTSYLRKKICKQAKKAAEFIHYEGVGTIEFLVDKNKNFYFMEMNPRIQVEHPITEEITGIDLIQQQISIAYGEKITKKNFYPKMYSIECRINAEESNKNFLSSPGKITQVHIPGGKGVRVDTHIYSGYNVPHYYDSMIAKLITTEISREKAICKMSRSLEEFVIEGIHTTIPFQKKLIKNNDFQKGDYNTNFIKNNIF; this is translated from the coding sequence ATGTTAAAAAAATTATTAATAGCTAATCGAGGAGAAATTGCTCTACGAGTAATACGAACGGCAAAAGAAATGGGAATAAAAACCGTAGCTATTTATTCTACTGCAGATAAATATAGTCTTCATGTATATTTTGCTGATGAAGCAGTCTGTATTGGTCCACCTGATCCAGATAAATCTTATTTAAATATACCTAATATAATATCTGCTGCAGAAATTACTAACGCTGATGCTATCCATCCAGGATACGGATTTCTTTCTGAAAACGCATATTTTTCATCTATGTGTAATAAACATGGAATAAAATTTATAGGAGCAAATCCAAATCATATGATTCAAATGGGAAATAAAATTACTGCTAAAAAAACTATGGTTAAAGCTGGAATAAACTGTATTCCCGGATTCAAATGTTTAGTTGGATCTTCTTATAAAGAAGTAGAAAAAATTTCGGAAAAAATAGGATTTCCTATTATAATAAAATCTGTTTTTGGTGGAGGAGGGAAGGGGATAAGATCAGTATTTGAAAAAAAATTTTTAAAAAATTCTTGGGAAGAAGCTAGAAAAGAATCTTTATCTTGTTTTGGAAAACAGGATATATATATAGAAAAATTAATTCTAAATCCTAGACATATTGAAATTCAAATTATGGGAGATTCTTATGGAAATATTTGTCATTTATCTGAAAGAGATTGTTCTATTCAAAGGAAAAATCAAAAAATTTTAGAAGAATCACCTTCTCCATTTTTAACATCATATCTTAGAAAAAAGATTTGTAAACAAGCTAAAAAAGCTGCAGAATTTATTCATTATGAAGGTGTTGGGACTATAGAATTTTTAGTAGACAAAAATAAAAATTTTTATTTTATGGAAATGAATCCTAGGATTCAAGTGGAACATCCTATAACAGAAGAAATAACTGGGATTGATTTAATTCAACAACAAATATCTATAGCATATGGAGAAAAAATTACTAAAAAAAATTTCTATCCAAAAATGTATTCAATAGAATGTAGAATAAATGCAGAAGAATCGAATAAAAACTTTCTTTCTTCTCCTGGAAAAATTACTCAAGTTCATATTCCTGGGGGAAAAGGGGTTAGAGTGGATACTCATATTTATTCTGGATATAATGTTCCACATTATTATGATTCTATGATAGCTAAACTTATAACCACAGAAATTAGTAGAGAAAAGGCCATTTGTAAAATGTCCAGATCTTTAGAAGAATTTGTTATTGAAGGAATTCATACTACTATTCCGTTTCAAAAAAAATTGATAAAAAATAATGATTTCCAAAAAGGAGATTATAATACAAATTTTATTAAAAATAATATTTTCTAA
- the rho gene encoding transcription termination factor Rho produces the protein MYDITELKSKKLFELQEIAKSSGLKKCTQLRKNELLEKIISIFNKKNKHNINSLKKENITNTKKTFKSKENSESINYFLEKKNKYRNNSKFLKEPSSRFKKKIHNFSTRKKVEKSDNQIYRNNSVIENLKEVKVPIKKNKNIVNKNNNFKSKLDGFIINEGVLETMPENYGFLRSSYFNYLSSPDDIYVSQSQIRLFGMKTGDTIKGEVRSPKEGEKYFPLIKIIKINGRSPNFIRRRKSFEHLTPLFPNEKLKLAEKNSTISTRIVDLFTPIGKGQRGMIVAPPKTGKTTLLKEIANAISANHPEVYLIILLIDERPEEVTDMQRNVNGEVIASTFDEPADRHVRVANIVLQKAKRMVECSHDVVILLDSITRLARAYNTVAPASGKVLSGGVDANALHRPKRFFGAARNIENGGSLSIIATAMIDTGSKMDEVIFEEFKGTGNKELQLDRKIANKRIYPAIDLVVSSTRKDDLLLDSKTLQRMWILRKHLADMNPVEAMEFLRSRIIRTKNNEEFLISMNG, from the coding sequence ATGTATGATATAACTGAATTAAAAAGTAAAAAACTTTTTGAATTACAGGAGATTGCTAAATCTTCTGGATTAAAAAAATGCACTCAATTACGTAAAAACGAACTTTTAGAAAAAATTATTTCTATTTTTAACAAAAAAAATAAACATAATATAAATTCTTTAAAAAAAGAAAATATTACCAATACAAAAAAAACATTCAAATCTAAAGAAAATTCTGAATCAATAAATTATTTTTTAGAAAAAAAAAATAAATATCGAAATAATTCTAAATTTTTAAAAGAACCTTCTTCAAGATTTAAAAAGAAAATTCATAATTTTTCTACTAGGAAAAAGGTAGAAAAATCAGATAACCAAATATATAGAAATAATTCCGTAATTGAAAATCTAAAAGAGGTAAAAGTTCCTATTAAAAAAAATAAAAATATTGTAAATAAAAATAATAATTTTAAATCTAAACTAGATGGATTTATTATTAATGAAGGCGTCTTGGAAACAATGCCAGAAAATTATGGATTTCTAAGATCATCTTATTTTAATTATTTATCATCTCCTGATGATATTTATGTTTCACAATCACAAATCAGACTTTTTGGAATGAAAACGGGAGATACAATAAAAGGTGAAGTCCGTAGTCCTAAAGAAGGAGAAAAATATTTTCCTTTAATTAAGATTATTAAAATTAATGGAAGATCTCCTAATTTTATAAGAAGAAGAAAATCATTTGAACATTTAACTCCATTATTTCCTAATGAAAAATTGAAATTAGCTGAAAAAAATTCTACTATTTCTACTAGAATAGTAGATCTTTTTACACCTATAGGTAAAGGACAAAGAGGAATGATTGTTGCTCCTCCAAAAACCGGTAAAACTACTTTATTAAAAGAAATAGCAAATGCTATTTCTGCCAATCATCCAGAAGTATATTTAATTATTTTATTAATAGATGAACGACCAGAAGAAGTTACGGATATGCAAAGAAATGTTAATGGTGAAGTTATAGCATCTACGTTTGATGAACCTGCAGATAGACATGTAAGAGTAGCAAATATTGTTTTACAAAAAGCTAAAAGAATGGTAGAATGTTCTCATGATGTAGTAATTTTATTAGATTCTATTACACGATTAGCACGTGCATATAATACAGTAGCACCAGCATCAGGAAAAGTTTTGTCAGGTGGAGTTGATGCTAATGCATTACATAGACCAAAAAGATTTTTTGGTGCAGCTAGGAACATAGAAAACGGGGGGTCTTTATCAATAATTGCTACAGCAATGATTGATACAGGCTCTAAAATGGATGAAGTTATATTTGAAGAATTTAAAGGAACAGGAAATAAAGAACTTCAATTAGATAGGAAAATAGCTAATAAAAGAATTTATCCTGCTATTGATTTAGTGGTGTCTAGTACTAGAAAAGATGATTTATTATTGGATTCAAAAACTTTACAGAGAATGTGGATTTTACGGAAACATCTTGCTGATATGAATCCAGTAGAAGCTATGGAATTTTTAAGATCTAGAATAATAAGAACAAAAAATAATGAAGAATTTTTAATATCTATGAATGGATAA
- the accB gene encoding acetyl-CoA carboxylase biotin carboxyl carrier protein, with protein MDINTIKSLIKLISKSNIAEIKIQIESTSIYIRNKTKITKDEEFDKFFCSSNNRYYSKSDISNDIIHKKNQYITIKSPMIGTFYRRPNPNKDPFVKIGDIIKVGMKICVIEAMKIFNDIESEVNGKLIKILVEDSTPVDYDQPLFIVESNH; from the coding sequence ATGGATATAAATACAATTAAATCCCTTATTAAATTAATTTCTAAATCTAATATAGCGGAGATAAAAATTCAGATAGAAAGTACAAGTATTTATATTAGAAATAAAACAAAAATAACTAAAGATGAAGAATTTGATAAATTTTTTTGTTCTTCTAATAATAGATATTATTCTAAATCTGATATATCTAATGATATAATTCATAAAAAAAATCAATACATAACAATAAAATCACCGATGATAGGCACTTTTTATAGAAGACCTAATCCGAACAAAGATCCTTTTGTAAAAATAGGTGATATAATTAAAGTTGGAATGAAGATATGTGTGATAGAAGCAATGAAGATATTTAATGATATTGAATCAGAAGTAAATGGAAAATTAATAAAAATTTTGGTGGAAGATTCAACCCCAGTTGATTATGATCAACCTTTATTCATTGTAGAATCTAATCATTAA
- a CDS encoding DNA recombination protein RmuC → MESKNQKSYIIDVFQSYKENIEKKFDTINNHQNYINNDIRYLNEHQNKKLDSIYNKQEELIKILDKNIENIKDVISNKLQKSLNVHLGKSFELIGNQLIFLQEGLGEMKVLAKDVSSLKRTLNHVKICGSFSEMQLSMLLKQILSPEQYDTNVITKSNTNYVVEFAIKLPGIGNGNIWLPIDVKFPKETYEKVQKAYNNGNKRNIELAIKNLESVLKKMSKNIRDKYIDPPYTTDFAILFLPFEGIYAEIIKNSSLLEELLIKYKTVITGPSTLAAILNSLQIGFRTLAIQKRTSEVWKVLESVKQEFSKFGILLNQAKDKLEGASKDIDKLLGARTNLIEKKLKNIEH, encoded by the coding sequence TTGGAATCGAAAAATCAAAAAAGTTACATTATAGATGTTTTTCAATCTTATAAAGAAAATATTGAAAAAAAATTTGATACTATCAATAATCATCAAAATTACATAAACAATGATATTCGTTATTTAAATGAACATCAAAATAAAAAATTAGATTCTATTTACAATAAACAAGAAGAATTAATAAAAATTCTGGATAAAAATATAGAAAACATAAAGGATGTTATTTCAAATAAATTACAAAAATCTTTAAATGTTCATTTAGGAAAATCATTTGAATTAATTGGAAATCAATTAATTTTTTTGCAAGAAGGATTAGGAGAAATGAAAGTTTTAGCAAAAGATGTTAGTTCTTTAAAAAGAACTTTAAATCACGTTAAAATATGTGGAAGTTTTAGTGAAATGCAATTATCAATGCTATTAAAACAAATTTTATCTCCAGAACAATATGATACTAATGTAATTACAAAATCTAATACTAATTATGTTGTAGAATTTGCTATTAAGTTACCAGGTATAGGAAATGGAAATATTTGGCTACCAATAGATGTAAAATTTCCTAAAGAAACTTATGAAAAGGTACAAAAAGCTTATAATAATGGAAATAAAAGAAATATAGAATTAGCTATAAAAAACCTAGAATCTGTTTTAAAAAAAATGTCTAAAAATATTAGAGATAAATATATAGATCCTCCATATACTACTGATTTCGCAATTCTTTTTCTCCCTTTTGAAGGAATATATGCAGAAATAATAAAAAATTCAAGTTTGTTAGAGGAATTATTAATAAAATATAAAACAGTTATTACAGGTCCTTCTACATTAGCAGCAATATTAAACAGTTTACAAATAGGTTTTAGAACTCTTGCGATCCAAAAAAGAACTTCTGAAGTTTGGAAAGTATTAGAATCTGTAAAACAAGAATTTTCAAAATTTGGTATATTACTTAATCAAGCTAAGGATAAATTAGAAGGTGCTTCAAAAGATATAGATAAACTATTAGGAGCAAGAACTAATTTAATTGAAAAAAAACTAAAAAATATAGAACATTAA
- a CDS encoding DUF4293 family protein has product MLYRIQTLYLLISFFIYSISLNLLINQNNIKYYIIFKNISTIFIIICTILSIVSIFLFKYRKIQIIINKLNIILNIINFFLFLLFLDNISYNNFFFSAKMEFFFMLLSLSCNILLYIANIAITRDIEIVDSINRIR; this is encoded by the coding sequence ATGTTATATAGAATACAAACATTATATTTGTTGATTTCTTTTTTTATTTATTCTATCTCTTTAAACTTATTAATTAATCAAAACAATATAAAATATTATATAATATTTAAAAATATATCTACTATTTTTATAATAATATGTACTATATTATCTATAGTTAGTATTTTTTTATTTAAGTATAGAAAAATTCAGATAATTATTAATAAATTAAATATAATTTTAAACATTATTAATTTTTTTTTATTCTTATTATTTTTAGATAATATTTCGTACAATAATTTTTTCTTTTCAGCAAAAATGGAATTTTTTTTTATGTTACTTTCATTAAGTTGTAATATTCTTTTATATATAGCGAATATAGCAATAACAAGAGATATTGAAATAGTTGATTCAATCAATAGAATACGATAA